The genomic DNA TCAAAATGTATGAGCTTACTGGTAGTCTGCTCATAATATAGTTTTCTGGACATGCTGATTAGAGAAAGAATTAGCTAACCTTTGGTACTCTGGGAGATTTTTTTGGATTTACCCACTTGTGCAGACTAATTGAGTAAAATAGGAAGAAGAGACTGTTAAATGTAAGTAGAAGTGACGGTTCTTGTTAAGGGCACAGTTGCCCCCACTGCAATTAATACAAGCCTCCAAAACACACCTTTGCTAGAGCTGCCCCAATCtggcctttccttttctctgagatGGGGCTCTCTGAGGTACTGACTTGTATAGGAAGCTTGTGCTCTTACCTGCTGGCACCTAAGCTGGAACTTTTAACGTTATTTCACTGGGTCACAGGGCTGAAATAACGTAGAGCTGAGGTAGTGCAAAGGTCTGGAATTAATTAATCTCTATTTTGCAAATACATAGGCGCAATACATACATATTTGAACTATATTTGCTTAAAGGTTGCCAGGACTTTGCCTGGCATTGCTGATAAAAGCAGTAACTGGATGTTTCTGTCAGTGTGGTCTGAAGACCTAAGAGAGCCATTGTGCGTGTGTTTACAACACATTTAAGCCACTTCTTTGTGATACTTGATCTTAAAATATAGTTTCCTAGAACACATTGACAGGCATATGAAACATGTTTGTTTACTTTGCGAGTTTATTAGAGCTTGAAATAACAAGGAATTATTTAGAAACTGATTCCCAGAAATTGTAATACAGGCAAACATACTGTGTATGCAACCTCTGAATGCCAAGGGAGCCTTGGTATGTGAAAGGCAGATGCCAGAGAACTGGCTGACTTTCCAAAGACAAGCATAAATCAGAAGGAAGTTTGCTAATCTGAAAGGACATGCCATAGTTCACAGGGTGTTGGAGGATCTGGTCAGAATGTTGTATTTTTTGCCACAAATAACAgcgtttttttccttctctctcctatgTGATCTTAGTCATGCCCTTACAATTGTCTAtaccttcaaacaaacaaacaaaatagccgAGTCTGCCCATACTTATTTTTGAGGTATATTAAAGTTACCTACTTTCTGAACTGTTACCTTGTATTGCAACATGGTAGCCAATAAATAGACACAGCTCAACAGAAATCATCTAGAAAGAGCTCTAAGTCTTGTTTTTCTGTATCTGTAAAATTTGCTGATGTGTTTGCCACTATTTTTATAGgaccattttggaaaaaatgtagGGACTGTatatacagaagaaaactttATTAATACAGTATCAGTGTTCTCCAGACAAGCTTTTGATGTGAACAAGCACTTTTAAACCTAAACTCCAGCTCCTTTTAGTAGAATGGTTTATGCTTTCTTACGATGGATGCAGCTGGTTGTTCCTTTCAGTTAATAGTGACTGTTCAGTCTTAGACTTAGATTCTGAGTTTTCTACACTTCCgtttctcctccttttcaccCTGCCTGTGTTCCAGACTGGCTAGATAAAAAAGCTGGTCTGCGTGTTGCAATACCTGTAGCATCATTAAACACACTGCAGTGAGCATTTAACTactgttcttcctctgtcttgTTCAGGTAATGGAAAACTTGCCAGCATGCCTGCGGGAGGAGCTGTGGCCGTCTCTGctggcgggggctctgctgctcctgctgcaggtggTGCTGCCCCCGCTGCAGGTGAGCGTGGGTGTCTGGTTAGTGTGCTGAGTTGGGGGGAGACATGTCGTCACAGGACagctcctttttcctctgttaaaatCTTGGGTGAAATCCAAATGTCATTCTCTTTCCAGTTTGGCAGTTGAGTGTGCGACTGAAATGTGAATTGAACTGTTACTTTTTGAGGGCATTTACAAGTGTTTGTTCTTTAGCCACCATCCCATAAGCTTGTTCTGGTTCTGAGAATCAAAATGGACTTTATTGTGTAAAGCACATCCCTTCAATAGTAGTGTCTCAGTCCCTACAGTGTTTATATTGGCTACTGAAAGGGAATGAATGGCTGCGAAGATGAACGGTGGAGGCTGAAATACCAATAACATGGAAGCTGAGAACACCAAAACATTAACTTTGTTCCTGAAAACCTGTGGTGCAAAAAATGTACAGTAAATACTGATGATTGGCattgttttcctccattttcagctgaggagaagaaagaagagaagaaagaagaatctgAAGAATCTGATGATGACATGGGATTCGGCCTCTTTGATTAATTATTTGTTATAGAAATACTattaaattttgtttgttttaaagggttTTTGAGTTTATTAGTATAACCATAAAGTACTATTGGATTCAGACAGCTTTCTTAAAATAGCTCTGACAAAGCTTGGGTTTTTAGCTCTGTCTGAAATAGATATGCTACTTTGAGTAAATGAGGCCATGGGAATGATTCTTTTAAAGCGCTTGGGTATTGCTAAGCTTGTGTGAACCTGAAGGCTTGTTTTGAGACTATTTATTAAATGGTATATGGAAGTTGAATTTACGTGAATTCACCCTCTTCACACTATCTTGCCATCATAGTTATTCAGGAAAGAATCCTACCTATTCAGCCataaaaaggcttattttttgGAATCTGTGTAGTCAATTCCAAAACATGAGTGGCAAGCAAGTCCAGATGAGTCCACAAATGTTACAACCAATACTTATTAGAACTAGCTTTGAAATAACTATTTAAAAACCCACCGATTTCATTTTGGCTTCATATTCCAAGATCTAGAAACAACACCAATAACATGTTTGACTCTACTTGGATTTCACGTTACATCCATATGCTCAACTTTAAGCCTTCCACAAGATTACCACATGCCtgcctgcaggccctgctcttcAGGGGCTTTTAACCCAAGGACACTGAAGTCAGTCCAAAGGCgctcttaatttctgttttgggGACAGCCAAAGTATCAGCTTGAaatggaacaaaaagaaaataggaaaatatttttggaagttgACCTCTATGGTGTGCCCAGAAAAATGCATCATCTTGGGAGGATGCtaaattttgcttttgtaaagTGTTTTCTGCTAGGAGCCAGTTCCAGCAGACAACTTCCAGTGACTTCTACAGCGGTCTTTAACAGGTAATGTGCAAATAGGCGCATGATGGTCTTCCCATGCCAGGTTTTCCACAAGTAGTGTCAAAAGCAGGGTCTTGGAGCAAGTAGTCTGCGCTATGAAGTCTTGCCAACAGTTAAGTTGTTGCAGTGTGTGGCTGATAGTGCTGTGCAGGCTATGAGTCATTGGACAAAGCATGGTGAATATATCCCAGAGTGTAGATGGGTGAAATCCAAGTAGGAAAAAGTGTTTTATCTCCCTGTGGCATACTGGAGAAAACACTCAGCAGCAGCCAAGGAAGAGGGAGCAGATGAAACTTCAATCCTCAGACCTCAAAATGGCTGTGATTCAAGCAACTACCCCTTGCTGTCTTTTCTGCATGTTGCAAGAAAGAGCTACCGGAGGTAGCACCAAAACCTTTCTTCTACTTCAGCTCCTGCTGGGTGATCTTCATAGCTGTAATGAAAACTGCTTGTGTTTACTCTAGTTCTCTGTCAGAAATGTCATGGCTGTGATTTGACAGTGACTGGGGTGCAGGTGTATCTGTGTTTCTTTCCTTGTGATTTCCCCACTTTAggtaactgaaaaaaagaagttctcGGGTCTGGTTTCACTGAAAGGTAGCCCCCAACCTGCAATATCGCCTTGCTTTGGCTACTACAAGGGCAAAGTCAGTGTGTTTTCACGGGGAGGGACTGTGCCCTATCACCACGTTCAACTGGGCCTTTTCTGTGCGCGAAGGACTTCAGTTTCAATAGCACTGCGCTATTCCATGAGTTTTGTGGTGGCCAGGCCTATGGGATGAGACTGAAACCTCTCCTATCAGCTGTTCCCTAGGAGAAAAGAATAGCCAGAGGACTAAAATGTCTCCCTTAGACTCCAGCTACATCCAGACtgacttccctctcttcctcctatTTTTCTACCTCTCCCTATGACCCGTGAGGCTTTGAGTTACAGATCCAATCTTGTACTGTGTGTTCCTCTTAGCAAATGTAAATTCCCTCCTGAAAGTGCATCATTCTGATGAAAACTGTCATTGGTCAATCTCCTTCAAGGAGAAGGATTGTGTTTGCGCAGGCAAAGACAAACAACAGATCGTTTGCCATTGCCCTGTAATGACTATGTCCCCCTTTATATAGTTTGTTACCCCACAGCATTTTATTACTCATGAGGCGAAAGAGGAGAAACATTTAAAGAGCAGCTAGCTCTCAGCAAGCACCAACAATGCAGCGTACATCACACTGCCACAGGGAGGCAATGTATTCTACACAGCCACCCCATAGGTATTCACTGTGAAGGCCAGGAGAGAGGACTGCCTAGAGATTTCACGtatgtttttcagaatttgctaCAACCCGTGCATAGTGaacatttccaaatgcaaaaccAAAGCTTTCAAAGCTTTCTTCTTCTGCACCCATTTATGAACCAGCTGCTGCCCAATAGGTTTGTGCATGAGCAGTGTGCCTGGAAATCTGTTGCGGACTCATTTGATCCTCTGGTCAGGGTATCACCACCCTCCATTCCGCTGATCTCAATGAACTGCAGCTATGAAGGAAACTGCAACCCCTGCTTCTGCTCTGTGGATGCTGTCCTGAGTTTTCAAGTGTCGCTGCCTTCTTTTCAAACAGCAGGGATTTCCAAAGGAAGCGGTAGCAGTAGGACGGATGCTTTGCATTCCATGATGCTGtcagagaaaaccagtgccaGCAAAGACCTGGAGAGGTGGCCTGGTCTATTCCTTCGCAGGATCAGTTTTACTTAAGATAGATTTTTCCTGAGGCTTCTTCATAAAGAAATTTCAAAGGCATTGAGGGGAAAGGAGATGACAGAAAACCTTGTGCCTGGAGATTACAATGGTAACTGATTATTATTAAGTTGATGGTAGAGGAAAGCAATTTAGTGATGGGCTTGACGTTGAAACATGCAAAGCTTTCATAACTGGGACACGCTGCCCCATCTCAAATCAGCTCTGGCTGAAAATCATTACCTACAAATGCTACTGGGCTGGGACATGACATCTTTGCTACTTGGAAAGCAGTGAGAACATCCTGGGCATTACTGGAAAGTAATAAGCAATGGCTCCCTGGTGGCCACTGTCAAATAAGCTGGTTTCACTCTGACCACTGAGGCCAAATTTTGCAAGCTATAGGCGGTCCTACTGAACTCAGCGGGTTTCACTTACGTAGGACAGAGATATCCATAGTCACATTCCTATAAGGAAAAGTCCAGTCCCAAGAGAGGAGGATGACGGGACTACTCCATTGCCTCAGGAGATGCCCCTCTGAACCACATCACAAACATTTGCCCTGGAACTGCCTGATATGCACGCACATCCCACAAGTAAGACAAAGGCATCCAAGTCAGGCTTTCCACTGAGGTTCATGACACTTGGGTTAGGCCTTCGTGGCTGGTCCCCCAGCCTTGCTGGActacaggtgacagtgctgaagCAAGTAACATGCTGAAGACAGCACCATAACAGACTCTGCCTCTCGGCttccatttaaaattattaattccCATTGGCTGCCAATAACCAAGGTCTtagctaaaaaacaaacagacattCGTTTGCGTATATGTTATTACCTCATATGTACTAACTGTCCACGATTCATTGCACTAGAAAACAAATGCAACAAGGAGATTGCAGAGGTTTTCTCAGTGGCATCCCAAACATGCCAGGGCAAGAGCGAACTTGCAATGTTCTGACAAGAGCTTAATGCACATGAAAAGCTCATGAAATGCACATGAAATGCACATGAAAAGACATGTAAGTCTTATTAACCCGGCTTATTGCAGGACTATGAGCTTTTTAGTAGCTCTACTTTcttactgagaggaaaaaaatttgttttggagAGTAATGACTTTGAAGAAAAACACAGTTGTTGTTTACTGACCTGCTAATGCCGTTACCCAGGAAGCACTCTGCAAGAGACTACTGTTTGTATGGTTTATTTCAATAACCTGTTTCAACCATGCAGCAAGAAGCTCCTCAGATAGGTAATCTTGAGGGCCAATGCAGAGTGATGTAAACAACTCAGAGAATGAGACTgctgctgaaaagcaaaatgaaactaaCCCCAGCACCATCACAATATTATTGTTTCTGGTTTCCGGCTATAGCATGAACTATTTCATTTTGTGAAATGCTGAAAAGAGGAAGCAGTGTTAGCTCAAGAACGAAGCTGTTCTTGTGGTAACAAGCGCTATCATGCAAACAAGGTTCagcattcatttttattacaGGTTCCCTCTAAAGGCATGGTCCAAAGACTAGTTTTTTGAGGGCACAGTCCCTGCTCTGGAAAAGGCACGACACAAGGTTTTTCTTGGCTTTGGCAACATGGAAATATCTTTCAGTGCCACCAGGAGCACGAGGTGAAAGCACTATAGTTGTTCTGGTGTTAAGGGGTAAGAGGGCCCTTTAAGAGGGTTAGGGCTCAGGTGTGCACCTAAGCTCCCTTCTTCAGGTGGGGGAGATGAGGGTTGAGAAGGGTCATGTGACCACATCAAACacaagggagggaggaaattatAAAAGCAAGTAGAGGTacgtgaggaagggaaaaaaggagttAGTACTTTGTGAAGGAGGGAGGGTATAGGGCATAAACAGAGAACTTGAGATAAGTGGGGTTAATTCTTCAGGTACTCCAGGGTGGAGCCATTATGCACCATGTGTTAAGTGTACCTCCTGGCAGCCAGGCAAAGTGCTggcctgctgggctctggagtcaGACCTGGAAGAAGGATAAGGCTGGAATTCTGCCTACCTGGTGGAAGGGAAGCGTAGATAGTTAAGGGAATAAGGGAAAAGTGGATGGTTGCTGTACGAGAAGTCTCAAACTACGTGTTCAGAGCTGTCTGCGTACCAGCCTGCCTTGTATCCTTCAGAAGGCCATGCACAGCGAAACAAGTAGGAGTGGGGCTGCTTGGGTAAACTCCACCAGTGTAAATGGTGAAATCCTCCTGCAGAAAGGAGGTCCTAGTCCTTTGTCTACTCTTAAAGCTGTTATGGACAGGTCTAATCCTGTTCTGAATGAGACACTTATGACCAGTTATAAGAGAACTAATGCAAATAGATTTGTCAGGATGAATGaggtttttctcctatttttgacagaaaataccTTCACCCCATGTTGATGCTATTAGGAAACTAAACACTCTTCCACCACCAAATCTCCCTCCTGCTGATACTGCTTCCTTGCCTGAGTTGAGCAGCTGTTCCTCAAGCTGTTCTGACCTTTTTGATGGTCCCTGTAAACTTCCATGCTCATCTAATTGTTTGAACAACTGCAGCCTGTACTGTCTTTCCATCTTGTGCAATCTATTCTGATCTCCTGAtagcactggcctcttgccctctgCTCCTGTACGGTGAGTGGGTACACAAGGGCTTGCCCACGCGAAGTGTCTCTGCAGAAGCGCTCCTAAAGCTTGCAATTGCCTTGACAAAAGGTAAGTAACTGTGTGAGTTTCAGTGGGCTCAGAGGCAGGTCCAGAAAGCCCTGTTGTGGACAGGGATTGCCTTGCGCTGTTCCTCTGCTGTGGACGAGCCGGCACTTGCCTCCCTCCAACTCCTGAGCTTCCTACGAAAGAGGAAAGCCtggagctttctcttcctctcctgtcttgCCTGTATCTTGCTCCAGGAAAAGAGAGTACTGAGGTTGCATGGAATTCCAGGAACTGGGAGCAGAGGCCTCGGAGAAACAGCATCCCCgggggaaggcaggctggagCGCAGCTCTAGAGCGCAAAGTTTGGGTCGCTGCACGGAGCCGAGCCCTGGGTTTCCACAGCGTTGCTGTAAACCTGCTATTTCTCTTCCCCGCAAAGGAACAGGCGCCGTCCCTTGGACTGCAGGAACCGGGGCGGTACTGGTACCTGTGTCGCAGCTCTACATGCACTAACCGGCTGCGAGTCCCGCGGGGCTGCCCTGACCCCCCCAGCGCCCCTAGCAGGGTTCACCAGAGGAAGGGTTGGAAGGAGGGGCCTCGGGGcacggccgccgcctcctcccctccttccctcccccctggCTGCGGGAGGCGGGCcgctgggccgggccgccccatataagctcggcggcggccggcggcaccTCAGCGGCGGCCCCTGCGGTGCCAGCGGGGTCGCACACGGCGGCCGTTGGGCGTCGTCTGTCGGCTCTGCCCCCGGCCAAGGGGGCGGTGGGATgtgagcggggcggggggagcccccGGCGAGCGCGGCCACCATGTTCCCCCCGGGCTCCACCTGGAATATCTCCTTCGCCGGCTGCGGCTTCCTGGGGGTCTACCACATCGGCGtggccagctgcctgcaggagcaTGCCCCGTTCCTCGTCGCCAACGCCCGGAAGGTCTACGGCGCCTCCGCCGGGGCGCTCACCGCCACGGCCCTCGTCAGCGGCGCCTGCCTCGGTGAGCggccggaggggaggggagggggcggcggccgttgggcggcggcCGTTGCGCAGCGACCGTTGGGCgccggccgttgggcgcgcgcgccccccgccccagtGCCGCAGCTGTCATGGCTCCGCCGCCGTGACAGGCAGGCGGGCGGCTgccccagccgagcagctctcagcctttccttcttccttcctgttgtTTTTAACGGCAGCAGCGGGGGTGGAAATAGCGCTGCTCGGGATGccttttattttggggggggggaggggggggaagtgcGTGGTGCTGTGTTTCCAAGGCCTTGGTCCCCGCGCGCCGAGCGGGCGCGAGCCGCCAAGGCTGGGCGGCGCGGACGCCCCCAAGCTCGccctgctgggcgagggcggccAACGAGGACGGGGTGCCAAGCTGGCCCCCCCCCCTCAAGAGAGGGGAGGTGAGCGTCGAGGGCGAGGTGCCGAGGCTGGCCCCCTCCCAAGAGAGGGGAGGTGAGCGGGTGCCGACGCTCGTGAGCCGAGACCAGGCCCTGGCGTTTGTCTTGCTAAAAAAGTAAGTCCAAGGAGGCTTTCGGCGAAGAGAGAAGTCGGCCCCCTCGGCACGCGGGCCCGAGCTCTTAACCGCCCTGTGGTGGTGGCCAAGCAGCTGGAGATGGAGATGTCACGCAGGGCGCGTAGGTATGGATTAGAGTTGAACAGCACCTCCAAGTAACTAGGAAACCTCCTCTTACTCTCTTGCAGCATCTTTATTTCTGCGAGAGGGTTATtcccaggggtggggggcatGGGGAATTTTCTTGTCCTCTGCGTGAGCTAGAAGATGTTCGATTTAGCTAGATGTTCTATACGTTTTTCAGTTACGGAAGAAACCTTAAGTTTTTTTCTGAGGCAGGCACATAAGGTAGCCTGTTCCTGCTTAGGGCATGTCTGGGGAACAGCTAAAGAGAGAGGTGTGTGGTGCCTTGTGGCTTCTTGCTCACAAGTGATTACAAAAGTGAAATTCAGCTGTTCTGTATGTGGGGAGAGAAAACCCCTCCCTCCCAACAAGCTCACGCTAGGGTTTGTTGCACTTGATAGCTTCTTATCTTGTTTTGTTATAGGaataacaaatacagaaaagtgcCTTAAACTCGAAACGGGGATCGTGGTGCGAGAGAATGGGGTGCAT from Struthio camelus isolate bStrCam1 chromosome 5, bStrCam1.hap1, whole genome shotgun sequence includes the following:
- the RPLP2 gene encoding large ribosomal subunit protein P2, whose protein sequence is MRYVAAYLLAVLGGNESPTSKDLKKILDSVGIETDDERVNKVISELNGKNIEDVIAQGNGKLASMPAGGAVAVSAGGGSAAPAAGGAAPAAAEEKKEEKKEESEESDDDMGFGLFD